Proteins encoded within one genomic window of Bradyrhizobium sp. 186:
- the infB gene encoding translation initiation factor IF-2: MVDTKTPGDKKLSVPSKTLSLKPRVETGTVRQSFSHGRSKQVVVEKRGKRRIDGGPEPHAPEAAKPAPVAPAAEPRPVPKAAPPRNAGSGVVLRTLTEDERSARASALADAKVREVEERRQAEDEAQRRAVRESAERVEREAAEARRKAEDERHRHEEEAKRKAETEAKKRFGEGEQSQSAARAATAAPATSAPRSATTTSRPATTTARPATTTAQRPAGAPGRAPGVAAGPDEEEAPRQIRRGPGGAMRPVAAPKTTHKPGPQKERGRLTLVTALSAGDVRERSIASFRRRTQRLKGHVSNEPKEKLIREVVIPEAIAIQELANRMAERAVDVIRMLMKQGAMHKITDVIDADTAQLIAEELGHTVKRVAASDVEEGLFDAIEDSSDTEPRSPVVTVMGHVDHGKTSLLDALRHANVVSGEAGGITQHIGAYQVVSPESGKKITFIDTPGHAAFTAMRARGAKVTDIVVLVVAADDGVMPQTIEAINHAKAARVPIIVAINKIDKPDAKPERVRTELLQHEVQVESFGGEVVDVEVSAKNKTNLDKLLEMIALQADILDLKTNSERPAEGTVIEAKLDRGRGPVATVLVQRGTLRVGDIIVAGAEMGRVRALISDQGETVQEAGPSVPVEVLGFNGPPEAGDRLAVVENEARARQVTSYRAHQKRENAAASISGMRGSLEQMMSQLKTAGRKEFPLIIKADVQGSLEAILGSLEKLGTDEVAARILHAGVGGISESDVTLAEGFNAAIIGFSVRANKEAAAAAKRNGIEIRYYNIIYDLVDDVKKAMSGLLAPTLRETMLGNAAILEIFNISKVGKVAGCRVTDGTVERGANVRLIRDNVVVHEGKLSTLKRFKDEVKEVQAGQECGMAFENYHDMRAGDVIECYRVETIQRSL, translated from the coding sequence ATGGTTGATACCAAGACCCCTGGCGACAAGAAGCTGAGCGTTCCGAGCAAGACGCTATCGCTCAAGCCGCGCGTCGAAACGGGCACCGTGCGCCAGAGCTTCAGCCATGGCCGGAGCAAGCAGGTCGTGGTCGAGAAGCGCGGCAAGCGCCGTATCGACGGCGGCCCCGAGCCGCATGCGCCCGAGGCCGCCAAGCCGGCGCCGGTCGCGCCCGCTGCGGAGCCGCGCCCCGTGCCGAAGGCTGCCCCGCCGCGCAACGCCGGTTCCGGCGTGGTGCTGCGTACGCTGACCGAGGACGAACGTTCGGCCCGCGCCAGTGCGCTCGCCGATGCCAAGGTGCGTGAAGTCGAGGAGCGCCGTCAGGCCGAAGACGAAGCCCAGCGCCGCGCCGTCCGCGAAAGCGCCGAGCGCGTCGAGCGCGAGGCCGCCGAAGCCCGCCGCAAGGCCGAGGACGAGCGCCATCGCCACGAAGAGGAAGCCAAGCGCAAGGCCGAGACCGAGGCCAAGAAGCGCTTTGGCGAGGGTGAACAGTCGCAATCTGCGGCTCGGGCTGCGACGGCCGCACCGGCCACCAGCGCACCGCGATCCGCGACGACCACGTCACGACCTGCGACCACCACAGCGCGACCTGCGACGACGACCGCACAGCGGCCGGCCGGCGCGCCAGGTCGTGCCCCCGGGGTCGCGGCCGGGCCGGACGAAGAGGAGGCTCCGCGCCAGATCCGTCGCGGTCCCGGCGGCGCCATGCGTCCCGTGGCAGCCCCCAAGACCACCCACAAGCCGGGTCCGCAGAAGGAGCGCGGCCGCCTGACGCTCGTCACCGCGCTCAGTGCCGGCGACGTGCGTGAGCGCTCGATCGCGTCGTTCCGCCGCCGCACCCAGCGCCTGAAGGGCCACGTCTCGAACGAGCCGAAGGAAAAACTTATCCGCGAGGTGGTCATTCCGGAAGCGATCGCCATCCAGGAACTCGCCAACCGCATGGCCGAGCGCGCGGTCGACGTCATCCGCATGCTGATGAAGCAGGGCGCGATGCACAAGATCACCGACGTGATCGATGCCGACACCGCCCAGCTCATCGCTGAGGAACTCGGCCACACCGTGAAGCGCGTGGCGGCCTCCGACGTCGAAGAAGGCCTGTTCGACGCCATCGAAGATTCCAGCGACACCGAGCCACGCTCGCCGGTCGTGACCGTGATGGGCCACGTCGACCACGGCAAGACCTCGTTGCTCGACGCGCTCCGCCACGCCAACGTTGTCTCCGGCGAAGCCGGCGGCATCACCCAGCATATCGGCGCCTATCAGGTGGTGTCGCCCGAAAGCGGCAAGAAGATCACCTTCATCGACACGCCCGGCCACGCTGCGTTCACCGCAATGCGCGCCCGCGGCGCCAAGGTGACCGACATCGTCGTGCTGGTGGTTGCGGCCGATGACGGCGTGATGCCGCAGACGATCGAAGCCATCAACCACGCCAAGGCGGCGCGCGTGCCGATCATCGTTGCCATCAACAAGATCGACAAGCCCGACGCGAAGCCCGAGCGCGTGCGCACCGAGCTGCTCCAGCACGAGGTGCAGGTGGAGTCGTTCGGCGGCGAAGTCGTCGACGTCGAAGTGTCCGCGAAAAACAAGACCAATCTCGACAAGCTGCTCGAGATGATCGCGCTCCAGGCCGACATCCTCGACCTGAAAACCAACTCCGAGCGCCCGGCCGAAGGCACCGTGATCGAGGCCAAGCTCGACCGCGGCCGTGGTCCGGTCGCGACCGTGCTGGTCCAGCGCGGCACGCTTCGTGTCGGCGACATCATCGTCGCCGGCGCCGAGATGGGCCGCGTCCGCGCACTGATCTCCGATCAGGGCGAGACGGTGCAGGAAGCAGGTCCGTCGGTGCCGGTCGAGGTGCTCGGCTTCAACGGCCCGCCGGAAGCTGGCGATCGTCTCGCGGTCGTCGAGAACGAAGCCCGCGCCCGCCAGGTCACCAGCTACCGCGCCCACCAGAAGCGCGAGAACGCGGCGGCCTCGATCTCCGGCATGCGCGGCTCGCTCGAGCAGATGATGTCGCAGTTGAAGACGGCGGGCCGCAAGGAATTCCCGCTGATCATCAAGGCCGACGTGCAGGGCTCGCTGGAAGCGATCCTCGGCTCGCTGGAGAAGCTCGGCACCGACGAAGTCGCCGCCCGCATCCTGCATGCCGGCGTCGGCGGCATCTCGGAATCCGACGTCACGCTGGCGGAAGGTTTCAACGCCGCGATCATCGGGTTCTCGGTTCGAGCCAACAAGGAGGCGGCCGCGGCCGCCAAGCGCAACGGCATCGAGATCCGCTACTACAACATCATCTACGACCTCGTGGACGACGTGAAGAAGGCGATGAGCGGCCTGCTCGCGCCGACCTTGCGCGAAACCATGCTCGGCAATGCCGCCATCCTGGAGATCTTCAACATCTCCAAGGTCGGCAAGGTCGCCGGCTGCCGCGTCACCGACGGCACCGTGGAACGCGGCGCCAATGTGCGCCTGATCCGCGACAACGTCGTCGTGCACGAAGGCAAGCTGTCGACGCTGAAGCGCTTCAAGGACGAAGTGAAGGAAGTCCAGGCCGGCCAGGAATGCGGCATGGCCTTCGAGAACTATCACGACATGCGTGCCGGTGACGTGATCGAGTGTTATCGCGTGGAGACGATCCAGCGCTCCCTGTAA
- a CDS encoding RNA-binding protein: MLADTDHDLDNGPRTERSATTRMCAVSREVRPIDELIRFVISPQGDIVPDLKRKLPGRGMWISASRQTVAEAVRRHQFSKAFKRELRTPQTLPSDIEVLLVRSVMEALGIAAKARQIVAGFGKVESALREGTVEVLIHASDGAADGIRKLDMLARQNDGNRGAKPQIPVVTALKSVELDLALTRSNVIHAALLAGPASRSFLSRSQMLVRYRMADDDKITEKRGQDF, from the coding sequence ATGCTTGCGGATACTGACCACGATCTCGACAATGGCCCGCGGACCGAAAGGTCCGCGACCACGCGGATGTGCGCGGTCAGCCGCGAGGTCCGGCCGATCGACGAGCTGATCCGCTTCGTCATTTCCCCCCAGGGCGACATAGTTCCCGATCTCAAGCGCAAGCTGCCCGGGCGCGGCATGTGGATATCGGCCTCGCGGCAGACGGTTGCGGAAGCCGTCCGTCGTCACCAGTTTAGCAAAGCCTTCAAGCGCGAGCTGCGCACTCCTCAGACGCTTCCGTCCGACATCGAGGTGCTCCTGGTCCGGAGCGTGATGGAAGCCCTTGGGATCGCCGCCAAGGCGCGCCAGATCGTGGCCGGCTTCGGCAAGGTCGAGAGCGCCCTGCGGGAAGGCACGGTCGAGGTCCTGATCCACGCTAGCGACGGGGCCGCGGACGGAATCCGCAAATTGGACATGCTGGCGCGTCAAAATGACGGGAATCGCGGCGCCAAGCCGCAGATTCCCGTCGTGACCGCACTGAAATCGGTAGAATTGGATTTGGCACTTACCCGGTCAAATGTGATACATGCTGCGCTGCTCGCGGGCCCGGCGAGCAGGTCATTCCTGTCACGTAGCCAGATGCTGGTCCGATACCGGATGGCGGACGATGACAAGATTACCGAAAAGCGCGGCCAGGATTTCTGA